A DNA window from Drosophila virilis strain 15010-1051.87 chromosome 4, Dvir_AGI_RSII-ME, whole genome shotgun sequence contains the following coding sequences:
- the Arpc5 gene encoding actin-related protein 2/3 complex subunit 5, whose amino-acid sequence MAKNTSSNAFRKIDVDQYNEDNFREDDGVDSAAVGPDENEITSLLTKGQGVEALLSALQNAPLRCKIQHVKDNALNITLRVLLSIKSTQIDQAIDLLEQNDLIDVLMKYIYRGFETPSEGSSGHLLQWHEKAFAKGGVGCIVRVLSDTNRA is encoded by the exons ATGGCAAAAAACACTTCGAGCAATGCGTTTCGGAAAATCGATGTGGACCAGTATAACGAGGACAATTTCCGAGAAGATGATGGCGTCGATAGCGCCGCCGTTGGTCCGGACGAGAACGAAATCACATCCCTGTTAACAAAAGGCCAGGGTGTGGAAGCGCTGCTCAGCGCGCTCCAAAACGCGCCCCTACGTTGTAAAATCCAGCACGTCAAG GACAACGCACTGAATATAACACTGCGCGTACTGTTATCGATCAAGTCAACGCAAATCGATCAGGCAATCGACTTACTGGAACAGAACGACCTGATCGATGTGCTCATGAAATACATATATCGGGGCTTCGAAACACCCTCCGAGGGCTCCAGTGGGCATCTGCTGCAGTGGCACGAGAAGGCGTTCGCCAAGGGCGGCGTTGGCTGCATCGTACGTGTGCTCTCCGACACGAACCGTGCCTAA
- the ND-B17.2 gene encoding probable NADH dehydrogenase [ubiquinone] 1 alpha subcomplex subunit 12 has product MANFLGITRLGRLFQAIREAGGFKQAYLKLYRNDDLKTGKLVGIDKYGNRYYENPYYFYGRNRWVEFSPHVNMDYDGSQIPAEWFGWMHYKTDLPPIRDGCRPKHKWMMDHSENLSGTKESYMPYTTTPPKVEAWNPSAMK; this is encoded by the exons ATGGCCAATTTTCTGGGCATAACTCGCTTGGGCAGGCTGTTCCAGGCCATTCGCGAGGCCGGCGGCTTCAAGCAAGCCTATTTAAAGCTATACAG AAATGATGATCTGAAGACAGGCAAACTTGTTGGCATAGACAAGTACGGGAACAGATACTATGAGAACCCCTACTATTTCTATGGCAGAAACCGCTGGGTGGAGTTTTCCCCACATGTCAACATGGACTACGATGGCTCGCAGATACCTGCCGAGTGGTTCGGCTGGATGCATTACAAG ACCGATTTGCCACCCATCCGGGATGGCTGCCGACCCAAGCACAAATGGATGATGGACCACAGCGAGAATCTGTCGGGCACCAAGG AGTCCTACATGCCATACACCACAACGCCCCCCAAAGTGGAGGCTTGGAATCCATCGGCAATGAAGTAG
- the Elba2 gene encoding early boundary activity protein 2, giving the protein MAHFHNFGNKNGNAEGIYMPVHDSAETWPEQARAAPYTNPSQNIQPNNLLPVVPFTHSPYSYPYQQFLSHFAPNLVPYYYSLLTPTPIDYFGYQQRAVPTEMDIDKYINSELSKQQSLLRKQNVRPRPLSQLQLPSNRQLVAVKKEAQERRVINVQVVAMSGSTRDRTPDVEPLPPVEASFKERVAKINKSQQHYTQLFDRLTSMLQTLNRRYDGNEMEPEPEAELEEAPPPPLKRARHDMSSSSSESHLDPENSSSLSIYPQRIQLEDGSSEYVLGPHGTRINAKDYGQVFWTSAPVATRCLLAAVFSSDELATHTLTGKPSPAFYGRERPAKKMLDQNRVDDIVVSVRNRTGGKERHIRATITTKCADTAKKYKRRAKKALKDDVVVIDE; this is encoded by the coding sequence ATGGctcattttcataattttggaAATAAAAATGGCAACGCCGAAGGAATTTACATGCCAGTTCATGACAGTGCAGAGACGTGGCCAGAACAAGCTCGCGCAGCACCTTACACGAATCCCAGCCAGAATATTcaaccaaacaatttgttgccaGTTGTGCCGTTCACGCATTCACCATACTCGTATCCGTATCAACAGTTTTTAAGTCACTTTGCTCCGAACCTGGTGCCCTACTACTACTCATTACTGACTCCAACGCCCATCGATTACTTCGGCTACCAGCAGAGAGCTGTCCCTACAGAGATGGACATTGACAAATACATTAACTCTGAACTGAGCAAGCAGCAGAGCTTGCTGCGTAAACAGAATGTGAGACCGCGCCCGCTtagccagctgcagctgcccagCAATCGACAGTTGGTGGCGGTCAAAAAAGAGGCACAGGAACGGCGCGTCATTAATGTCCAAGTGGTGGCAATGTCCGGCAGCACTCGGGATCGCACACCAGACGTGGAACCATTGCCGCCTGTTGAAGCCTCGTTCAAGGAGCGTGTggccaaaataaacaaaagccagCAGCACTACACACAGCTGTTTGACCGGTTGACCAGCATGCTGCAAACGCTGAATCGACGCTACGATGGCAACGAAATGGAACCAGAGCCAGAGGCCGAGCTTGAAGAGGCACCACCGCCGCCCTTGAAGCGCGCACGTCACGATATGTCGAGCAGTTCCAGTGAATCGCATCTGGATCCCGAGAATTCCTCATCCCTTTCGATTTATCCGCAACGTATACAGCTGGAGGATGGCAGCTCCGAGTACGTGCTTGGGCCCCATGGCACGCGCATCAATGCCAAAGACTACGGTCAAGTGTTCTGGACAAGTGCGCCAGTTGCGACGCGTTGCCTCCTAGCAGCCGTCTTTAGCAGCGATGAGCTGGCCACGCATACGCTGACGGGCAAGCCGTCTCCAGCGTTTTATGGACGCGAGCGCCCGGCCAAAAAGATGCTAGATCAGAACAGGGTTGACGACATTGTTGTGAGTGTGCGCAATCGCACCGGCGGCAAGGAGCGTCACATAAGAGCCACCATAACCACAAAGTGCGCCGATACGGCAAAGAAGTACAAGCGACGCGCCAAGAAGGCGCTCAAAGATGATGTCGTTGTCATAGACGAATGA
- the insv gene encoding protein insensitive yields the protein MSLRTVDAHPARRTQRRTVARIDKMEPQILPANGSNFVNVRDDSHWSGREQPMLLTAWTQTTGEDFGLLRTLENDPHVEAENRALREKVRYLEAKLQEHTDLLSQIHATSARMQLATATAASPATPPTHQPQILTPPSSVICAPSSGQPQRSEVIDYKIIAAAGADCNDADAIEIRLAAESLNSLSTSADSDRLEICLGNDEQQQQQQQQQQQQQQQQQQQQLIKRESTTPLQLIKRRKLELQEHNMSAPPVLQQQQQLHNVNYKLPTRRSHGKSRDEWKPDVKAEQQMADNVMVSIGPNNTCVPASVFENINWSVSSLATRKLLVATFDRETLATHSMTGKPSPAFKDQQKPLKQMLDPLKIQDIIFAVTRKSNASEKEVRNAITTKCADENKMMKIQKGKRCSIGDKENMH from the exons ATGT CGCTTCGCACAGTTGACGCTCATCCTGCAAGACGCACGCAACGCAGGACCGTAGCCAGGATCGACAAAATGGAACCCCAA ATACTGCCAGCAAACGGATCCAATTTCGTGAATGTGCGCGACGATTCGCATTGGAGCGGCCGGGAGCAGCCGATGCTGCTCACCGCCTGGACACAGACTACGGGCGAGGATTTTGGGCTGTTGCGCACTCTGGAGAACGATCCCCATGTGGAGGCCGAGAATCGTGCACTGCGCGAGAAAGTGCGCTATCTGGAGGCCAAGCTGCAGGAGCACACGGATCTGCTCTCCCAAATACACGCAACATCGGCGCGCATGCAACTGGCTACGGCCACAGCTGCCTCGCCGGCGACGCCGCCCACACACCAGCCACAAATACTGACGCCGCCCAGCTCTGTTATATGTGCACCTAGCTCGGGGCAGCCACAGCGCTCCGAGGTGATTGACTATAAAATAATTGCAGCCGCTGGCGCCGACTGCAACGATGCGGATGCCATCGAGATTCGTTTGGCGGCGGAGAGTTTGAACAGCCTGAGCACATCCGCCGACTCGGATCGCCTGGAAATTTGCCTGGGTAACgatgagcaacagcagcagcagcaacagcaacaacagcagcaacagcaacaacagcagcaacagcaactgatCAAACGCGAGTCCACGACGCCGCTGCAGCTGATCAAGCGGCGTAAGCTGGAGCTACAGGAGCACAACATGTCTGCACCGCCggtgctgcaacagcagcagcagctgcacaacgTGAATTACAAGCTGCCCACGCGCAGAAGCCATGGCAAGTCCAGGGACGAATGGAAGCCGGATGTGAAGGCAGAACAGCAAATGGCGGACAATGTGATGGTCTCCATTGGGCCGAACAATACCTGTGTGCCGGCCAGTGTCTTTGAGAATATCAATTGGTCCGTCTCCTCACTAGCCACGCGCAAATTGCTGGTGGCCACATTTGATCGGGAGACACTGGCCACACACTCGATGACTGGCAAGCCGTCGCCAGCCTTCAAGGATCAGCAGAAGCCGCTCAAGCAAATGCTCGATCCGCTCAAGATACAGGACATCATCTTTGCCGTGACGCGCAAATCGAATGCCAGCGAGAAGGAGGTGCGCAACGCAATCACCACGAAATGCGCCGATGAGAATAAGATGATGAAAATTCAAAAGGGCAAACGCTGCAGCATCGGCGACAAGGAGAACATGCATTAG